In bacterium, the genomic stretch ATGTTTTTCAAAGCCAGGGATATAATCCAAATTTTCCAGAGGAAACCTTGGTTAGAACTCATCAATAAAAAAATTGCGCAAAAGAAAATATATGATACCTTGAATGAAGAAATGAAAGAGGTCATAAGAATATGTGAACTGCAAGATTTAAAAAGAGCCAAGGAGTTTCTGGAATCTCAAAATATTGCAAAATTCACGAAAGTCTAGCTAGAATAAAGATGAATAAAATAATCTTTCGAACTGATGGAGGGGGGAATGTTGGGTTAGGACATCTTAGTCGGTGCCTAAGCCTAGCTGAAAGCTTAAAGGAAAAAGGTATCAAGTGTGTATTTGCCACCAAGGATATTGATTCAAAGATAGGAGGAATGATTGTTAGTAATGGTCACTTAATAGAAAAATTACCCTCAGAAATAAGCTTAGAAGAAGATTTAAACTTAACTATTAATTTGATTAAAAACATCCGCCCTGATTTGGTAATTACTGATTCTTATGAGATTGATCAGTCTTATCTTGAACAATTAAAAAAATTAAATATTATTTTGATGAGTATCGATGATTTGGCAAAGTTGCATTTCTGTTCTGATATAGTGCTTAATCAAAACATTGGTGCCCAAAATAGTGATTATTCGATAGAAAAATATACCAAGCTATTGTTAGGACCAGAATATGCCCTTTTAAGGAAGAAGGCTAGGGATAAACAGGGACTTAAGGAGATAAAAGAAATAGCTAAGAATATCTTGATCACCCTTGGTGGAACCGATCCAGATAATCAAACCCTAAAAATAGTTAAGGCACTTAAGGATATCAAGAATAATATTGTGGTTACTGTGATTATGGGGCCTCATTATCAATACGAAGAACTTCTTAGAAAAGAGATTGGAGTAAGTAACCAATTTTTCCTTGTGAGTGACCCTCAAGATATCTTTGACTTAATG encodes the following:
- the pseG gene encoding UDP-2,4-diacetamido-2,4,6-trideoxy-beta-L-altropyranose hydrolase, whose protein sequence is MNKIIFRTDGGGNVGLGHLSRCLSLAESLKEKGIKCVFATKDIDSKIGGMIVSNGHLIEKLPSEISLEEDLNLTINLIKNIRPDLVITDSYEIDQSYLEQLKKLNIILMSIDDLAKLHFCSDIVLNQNIGAQNSDYSIEKYTKLLLGPEYALLRKKARDKQGLKEIKEIAKNILITLGGTDPDNQTLKIVKALKDIKNNIVVTVIMGPHYQYEELLRKEIGVSNQFFLVSDPQDIFDLMEKADMAVSAGGSTCYELAYLGVPNIIMVMADNQKKIAEELDSYGTSINLNWFEDVTEEYIKKAGENLIKDRNKREKMSTKGRELVDGRGVERVVEEITKQINRVSY